The following are encoded together in the Thalassomonas haliotis genome:
- a CDS encoding ABC transporter permease/M1 family aminopeptidase yields MLLKMFAFEWRYFTRQPSFYVTALIFFLLTFFATVSENVQIGGGGNVVYNGPFSIAQTLLIMGIFAMFLVVNFVASTATRNESSQMSELLYSKPINPVSYQLGRFLGAFAVVLTVFAFVPLGIFLGCFIGSFTGWVDPERLGPTALSHYFSAFFYLSLPTLLVLSCFFYAVAIRFRAMMAVYLAAVALFILYVIAGQFASEPEYRALAALLDPFASNTFGEVTRYWTMFDKNNSAIELSGILLQNRLLWLAVAVVIMALFGGFRSGIRLPKVKAAKKSAAQADHDFSALLGNNISYKSGGIQTWAHLALRTKFEIRQVIFSAPFVVLMLMTVFFLVTPLVDPSGMFGTPNWPLTQIMVELIVGSTRLFMFIVLAYYSAEIVWRERNSGMGDIVDSLPVNNITFWLSKMVAITLVVTLLFVFAMAVTIANQLIQGYSNLEISQYLIRLGYVNLLPLMLTAILAFFLQVISPNKYVGMLLFVLFIISSIVLSNFGFSHKMFQFADSPRLFYSDINGYGGFLNSHSWYMLYWGGFSLILAALTHALWHRGPVQPLKVRVKNIGYYLGVPGKSALATGLLIFIGAGSYIHYNTRVLNDYVIQDDREARQAEYEKQYVQYQEANIPTITKTFAKVDMYPAQRRIKAEAEISVTNTGKKPISRFLVSKPEFTREWGVEIAGGHLGLPDKTFDLAWFEFEQPLMPGESRKGKLFAHRSHKGFTDGNNDFTLVENGSFINNYELFPAFGYQQSQQLSDRHKRRKYGLEPLQRANKLEDTNFYNESFFGKGIGFIDFEAKVSTSAEQFAIAPGYLQSEQLEGDRRIYHYKMDAPMVNFYSIMSARLTAKKHKYKGINIEVYYHPDHGMNVDTMIASVQDSIDYFTEHFGPYQHRQMRIIEYPGYRTFAQSFANTVPYSERIGFISDLRDAENIDPAYYVTAHEVAHQWWGHQVGAANVQGSAIISETLSQYGALMVMEKKYGQEKIRKFLKYELDRYLRGRSEEFLEEMPLFRSESQSYIHYRKGSVVMMSLKDRLGELKLNRALQGFLAEFKYQSSPYPTTLDLMAYINREADEQEQAFVSNLFEHISLYDLKTTDVKVVAVDEAGEGENELFDVTLTIEAALKQADGQGKETDVEFSDLVDIGLFNADPEDLSVQDYVLYLAKHAIKTGTNEITIRVKGKPEYAGVDPFVKLVDRDSADNIYRL; encoded by the coding sequence ATGTTATTGAAAATGTTTGCTTTTGAATGGCGCTATTTTACCCGTCAGCCATCTTTTTATGTCACCGCTTTAATTTTTTTCCTGCTGACGTTTTTTGCCACTGTCAGCGAAAACGTGCAAATTGGCGGCGGCGGCAATGTGGTATACAACGGGCCGTTTTCCATTGCCCAAACCCTGCTGATCATGGGGATATTTGCCATGTTTTTGGTGGTGAATTTTGTCGCCAGCACAGCAACCCGTAATGAGAGCAGCCAGATGTCCGAGCTGCTTTACAGTAAACCCATCAACCCGGTGAGTTATCAGCTGGGGCGTTTTCTCGGGGCGTTTGCCGTGGTGTTGACGGTATTTGCTTTTGTGCCGCTGGGGATATTTCTGGGGTGTTTTATCGGCAGTTTTACCGGCTGGGTTGACCCTGAGCGTTTGGGGCCGACTGCGCTTAGCCATTATTTCAGCGCGTTTTTCTATTTGTCCCTGCCGACGCTACTGGTACTGTCCTGCTTTTTTTATGCGGTGGCGATCCGTTTCCGCGCTATGATGGCGGTGTACCTGGCAGCGGTAGCGCTTTTTATTCTTTATGTCATCGCCGGGCAGTTTGCCTCCGAACCCGAATACCGGGCCTTGGCTGCCTTGCTGGATCCCTTTGCCTCCAATACCTTCGGGGAAGTGACCCGCTATTGGACCATGTTTGATAAAAATAACAGTGCCATCGAATTATCTGGTATTTTATTGCAAAACCGCCTGTTATGGCTGGCGGTTGCCGTGGTGATTATGGCGTTGTTTGGCGGCTTCCGCTCAGGTATCCGTTTGCCTAAAGTGAAAGCGGCAAAAAAATCTGCCGCACAGGCGGACCATGACTTCAGCGCTTTGCTTGGCAATAATATTTCCTATAAGAGCGGCGGTATCCAGACCTGGGCGCACCTTGCCCTGCGTACAAAATTTGAAATCAGGCAAGTCATCTTCAGCGCTCCTTTTGTGGTGCTGATGCTGATGACGGTCTTTTTCCTGGTTACTCCATTAGTGGACCCAAGCGGCATGTTTGGCACACCGAACTGGCCGTTAACCCAGATCATGGTTGAGCTGATCGTCGGTTCTACCCGTTTATTTATGTTTATCGTCTTGGCCTATTACAGTGCGGAAATCGTCTGGCGTGAGCGCAATTCGGGTATGGGGGATATTGTCGATTCCCTGCCGGTGAATAACATCACCTTCTGGCTTTCGAAAATGGTCGCCATTACCCTGGTCGTGACCCTGTTGTTTGTTTTTGCCATGGCGGTGACCATAGCCAACCAGTTGATACAAGGTTATAGCAACCTGGAGATTTCCCAATACCTGATACGTTTAGGTTATGTCAATTTATTGCCCCTGATGCTGACGGCCATACTGGCGTTTTTCCTGCAGGTGATCAGTCCGAATAAATATGTCGGCATGCTGTTGTTTGTGCTCTTTATTATCAGTTCTATTGTTTTGAGCAACTTTGGCTTTAGCCACAAGATGTTCCAGTTTGCCGACTCACCACGGCTTTTTTATTCGGACATCAATGGTTACGGCGGATTTTTAAACAGCCATTCCTGGTACATGTTGTATTGGGGCGGTTTCAGCCTGATATTGGCGGCATTGACCCATGCCTTATGGCACCGGGGTCCGGTACAGCCGCTTAAGGTAAGGGTGAAAAATATCGGTTATTACCTGGGAGTCCCGGGAAAATCGGCATTAGCCACGGGTTTGCTTATTTTTATCGGCGCCGGTAGCTATATCCATTACAATACCCGGGTATTAAACGACTATGTGATCCAGGACGACAGGGAAGCCCGGCAGGCGGAATATGAAAAGCAGTACGTGCAATATCAAGAAGCCAATATCCCGACCATCACTAAAACCTTTGCCAAAGTGGATATGTATCCGGCGCAGCGCAGGATTAAGGCCGAAGCCGAAATCAGCGTCACCAATACCGGTAAAAAGCCGATCAGTCGCTTCCTGGTCTCCAAGCCGGAGTTTACCCGGGAGTGGGGGGTTGAGATTGCCGGCGGGCATTTAGGTTTGCCGGATAAAACCTTTGATCTTGCCTGGTTTGAGTTTGAACAGCCGCTGATGCCGGGAGAAAGCCGGAAAGGGAAGCTTTTTGCCCACAGGAGCCATAAAGGTTTTACCGACGGTAATAATGATTTTACCCTGGTGGAAAACGGCAGTTTTATCAATAACTATGAGCTTTTCCCTGCCTTTGGTTACCAGCAAAGCCAGCAGTTAAGCGATCGCCATAAACGCCGTAAATATGGCCTGGAGCCGCTGCAGCGTGCCAATAAACTCGAAGACACTAACTTTTACAATGAGAGTTTCTTCGGTAAAGGTATTGGCTTTATTGATTTTGAAGCCAAGGTTTCCACCTCGGCAGAGCAGTTCGCCATTGCCCCGGGTTATTTGCAAAGTGAACAGCTTGAGGGAGATCGCCGCATTTATCACTATAAGATGGATGCCCCTATGGTGAACTTTTACTCGATTATGTCCGCCCGGTTAACGGCGAAAAAGCACAAGTATAAAGGCATCAATATCGAGGTCTATTATCATCCGGACCACGGCATGAATGTCGATACTATGATTGCCTCGGTGCAGGACAGCATAGATTATTTCACCGAGCACTTCGGCCCGTATCAGCACAGGCAAATGCGTATTATCGAATATCCCGGTTACCGTACCTTTGCCCAGAGTTTTGCCAATACCGTGCCTTATTCGGAGCGCATCGGTTTTATCAGCGATTTGCGTGATGCGGAAAATATCGATCCCGCCTATTATGTGACCGCCCATGAAGTGGCCCATCAGTGGTGGGGACACCAGGTCGGGGCCGCCAATGTTCAGGGCAGCGCCATTATTTCTGAGACCCTTTCGCAATACGGTGCGCTGATGGTGATGGAGAAAAAATACGGTCAGGAAAAAATTCGTAAGTTCTTAAAATATGAACTGGACCGTTATTTGCGCGGCCGCAGCGAGGAGTTCCTTGAGGAAATGCCGCTGTTTCGCAGTGAGAGCCAGAGTTATATTCATTACCGCAAGGGTTCTGTGGTGATGATGTCGTTGAAAGATCGCCTGGGTGAATTAAAGTTAAACCGGGCGCTGCAAGGATTTTTAGCCGAGTTTAAATACCAGAGCAGCCCTTACCCGACCACCTTGGATTTGATGGCTTATATCAACCGAGAAGCCGATGAACAGGAGCAGGCTTTTGTCAGCAACCTGTTTGAGCATATCAGTCTTTATGATCTGAAAACCACAGACGTTAAAGTGGTGGCTGTTGATGAGGCCGGTGAGGGGGAAAACGAGCTGTTTGATGTCACCCTGACCATAGAGGCGGCGCTGAAACAGGCGGACGGCCAGGGGAAGGAAACCGATGTCGAATTCAGTGACCTGGTGGATATCGGCTTGTTTAATGCCGATCCCGAAGATTTAAGCGTACAGGATTATGTGCTTTATCTGGCCAAACATGCCATTAAAACCGGCACCAATGAAATCACCATAAGGGTGAAAGGCAAACCCGAATATGCCGGCGTTGATCCTTTCGTGAAACTGGTGGACAGGGACAGCGCCGATAACATTTATCGCCTGTAG
- a CDS encoding winged helix-turn-helix domain-containing protein: MTLSRDGVDVILEPKVLAVLLYLYQHHDTYISMDELHENVWQGRVVSDAAVRRTISKLRLLFKDDHKVPRYVKSLPKRGYKLICPVSAGYNQGDSGLEITPDKGQPQAGFEGEKEDAKSREVLSGKAKSQLADNSQVSPIQVAGTKAKKSSKQLVLSTLFLVVLLLASCIYYFTKTGLLTPEKSVVSSEVVNSLPGDKLALAQSPDRQYFAFSGKVSEHTGYQVYIKREKGHDFLPVTHDAHVPISLAFSVNNDALFYSDMKEGKSSLNSISLGDSADYQTQPLLENYFKIGNIFISADPKFVYFSGQKKANEPRYIYRYNRSTQQTVRVTSSTHIKDLDIKGTITPDGKLMAVLRYSEFENADEIRIINLDSKAVIYRRQQSNIVYDLRWFDNENLLILNKEQLLKLDYKQDAGLELLGRDHNLIALADVDRQQLLAVSMQKSVPKNLFFEQELPFNDWTTRKIYNVNPNVFYMAHQADDETKTILVNKGEIATLAKLHTGSNKSTPYIETEYSLLPVASASSGLQELIKINHRFALLNTKTSSLTYITSGDDYVGDASFTYDEKDVLFSVKGYEQWEVYRYNIASGTSSLLFGGFRYIRAYGDDFILGTAEGELFWHNSQTGEQVALNNQLSTEPNTHWDVNGNFIFWSSHDLVQTTFYQLDISNISKPLKLSKSFDYNKIMPYFSVKKDGSSLLYSVRQQDKSEILALTLEQ; the protein is encoded by the coding sequence ATGACTTTAAGTCGGGATGGCGTTGATGTCATACTCGAACCTAAGGTTTTAGCCGTATTACTTTATCTTTATCAGCATCATGATACTTATATTTCAATGGATGAGTTGCATGAAAATGTCTGGCAGGGGCGAGTGGTTTCAGATGCAGCAGTGCGCCGGACCATAAGTAAGTTACGCCTGTTATTTAAAGATGACCACAAAGTGCCGCGTTATGTCAAATCATTACCGAAACGGGGTTATAAATTGATTTGTCCTGTTTCTGCTGGCTATAACCAAGGTGACAGCGGACTGGAAATAACACCAGATAAAGGCCAACCCCAGGCAGGGTTTGAAGGGGAAAAAGAGGACGCGAAAAGTCGGGAAGTTTTGAGTGGCAAGGCTAAGTCTCAGCTTGCGGACAATAGCCAGGTTAGCCCAATCCAGGTTGCCGGAACTAAAGCTAAAAAGTCGTCAAAACAACTTGTTTTATCAACGCTTTTTCTTGTTGTCTTACTTCTGGCCAGTTGTATTTATTATTTTACCAAGACGGGGTTGCTAACCCCTGAAAAGTCAGTTGTTTCCTCAGAAGTGGTTAATTCTTTACCCGGGGATAAATTAGCCCTGGCACAATCGCCGGACCGGCAGTATTTTGCTTTTTCCGGGAAGGTTAGCGAACATACCGGTTACCAGGTGTATATTAAACGGGAGAAAGGACATGACTTTTTACCTGTTACCCATGATGCTCATGTGCCAATTTCGCTAGCTTTTTCAGTCAATAATGATGCGCTTTTTTATTCGGATATGAAAGAAGGCAAGTCGTCATTAAACAGTATAAGCCTTGGCGACAGTGCGGATTATCAAACGCAGCCCTTACTGGAAAACTACTTTAAGATAGGCAATATTTTTATCTCTGCCGACCCCAAATTTGTCTATTTCTCCGGGCAAAAAAAGGCGAATGAACCCAGGTATATTTACCGTTATAACCGCAGTACGCAGCAAACCGTCAGGGTGACATCAAGTACCCATATAAAGGATTTAGATATTAAAGGCACTATTACACCGGATGGTAAACTGATGGCTGTGCTCCGCTATTCCGAATTTGAAAATGCCGATGAAATCAGGATCATTAATTTAGACAGCAAAGCCGTGATCTACCGTCGCCAGCAAAGCAATATTGTTTATGACCTGCGTTGGTTTGATAATGAAAACCTGCTGATACTAAATAAAGAGCAATTGCTTAAGCTGGACTACAAGCAGGATGCCGGACTGGAACTACTGGGCCGGGATCATAACCTTATAGCTTTGGCGGACGTTGACCGACAGCAACTCTTAGCTGTCTCTATGCAAAAGTCGGTGCCGAAGAACTTGTTTTTTGAACAGGAGCTGCCTTTTAATGACTGGACTACCCGGAAGATTTACAATGTAAACCCTAATGTCTTTTATATGGCTCATCAGGCCGACGATGAAACCAAGACAATATTGGTGAATAAGGGGGAGATTGCCACCCTGGCTAAATTGCATACCGGCAGCAATAAAAGCACGCCTTACATTGAAACGGAATACAGTTTGCTGCCTGTTGCCTCGGCGTCATCCGGGTTACAGGAACTAATTAAAATCAATCACCGTTTTGCCTTGCTTAATACCAAGACCAGCAGTTTGACCTATATCACCTCAGGGGATGATTATGTCGGGGATGCCAGTTTTACCTATGATGAAAAAGATGTTTTATTTTCGGTCAAAGGTTATGAACAATGGGAGGTTTATCGTTATAACATAGCCAGTGGCACCTCCAGTTTGTTGTTTGGTGGTTTTCGCTATATACGCGCCTATGGTGACGACTTTATCCTGGGGACGGCCGAAGGAGAATTGTTCTGGCATAACAGTCAAACCGGCGAGCAGGTTGCGCTCAATAACCAATTATCTACCGAACCCAATACCCATTGGGATGTTAACGGCAACTTTATTTTTTGGAGTAGTCATGATTTGGTGCAAACCACCTTCTATCAGCTGGATATCAGCAATATCAGTAAGCCGTTAAAGTTATCTAAATCCTTTGATTATAATAAGATTATGCCATATTTTTCTGTTAAAAAAGACGGTTCATCCCTGTTATATTCTGTACGGCAACAGGATAAATCTGAGATATTGGCATTAACACTTGAGCAGTAG
- a CDS encoding helix-turn-helix transcriptional regulator: MKHIEQMIEKIESIDSKEGLNGFFQEVGQTFHYAWSGLVIFEPSSSKHFIPKFFGDVPARLRTFISRDDNIKRYCLNESKPVDYRKLLLEKKALTPSNETEAVFPLEECQLVIPVNGLGSEFACLIFSMPEQLMEEKILEKLGWYWVMLSPFIYSRYRKKVMEQVTKMTKRELECIKWASEGKTSWEISQLLTISQRTVDFHLANCITKTDSINRQQAVVKCILHGHLLAV, from the coding sequence ATGAAACATATAGAGCAAATGATTGAGAAAATCGAGTCAATCGATTCTAAAGAAGGATTAAATGGTTTTTTTCAGGAAGTCGGGCAAACTTTTCATTATGCCTGGTCTGGTCTGGTGATATTTGAACCCAGTTCCAGTAAGCATTTTATTCCGAAATTTTTCGGTGATGTTCCTGCCCGGCTGCGTACTTTTATTAGCAGGGACGACAACATCAAGCGCTATTGCCTTAATGAAAGCAAGCCGGTGGATTACCGAAAACTCTTACTGGAAAAAAAGGCGTTAACACCGTCAAATGAGACAGAGGCGGTATTTCCTTTGGAAGAGTGCCAGCTGGTTATTCCGGTAAATGGACTCGGCAGCGAGTTTGCCTGTTTGATCTTCTCTATGCCGGAGCAGCTGATGGAAGAAAAAATACTGGAAAAACTCGGTTGGTACTGGGTAATGTTGTCTCCTTTTATCTACTCAAGATATAGAAAAAAGGTGATGGAGCAGGTGACTAAGATGACCAAGAGAGAGCTGGAATGTATCAAATGGGCATCCGAAGGAAAAACTTCATGGGAAATCAGTCAGCTGCTTACCATTAGCCAAAGGACGGTTGATTTTCATCTGGCTAATTGTATCACTAAAACCGATAGCATTAATCGCCAGCAAGCCGTGGTGAAATGTATCTTACATGGACATTTACTGGCGGTTTAA
- a CDS encoding cytochrome c oxidase subunit 3 family protein, translated as MTTCLAANEVAVDAQIKQAGQGRLPGDLAMWFFILMELTVFAIFFIGFAVAERLNPQLFSGGRESLHVWVGLVCTLTLVISSYFVALAVVKVRENNNPAAKKLLLTALLFACVYLGAKLWEYRQLIELGYDLSTNTFYTLYFFTTAFHFMHVLLGMIILAYMALKTGKNVYSQQNCQGFEAGAAYWHMVDLVWILLFFLVYVVH; from the coding sequence ATGACGACTTGTCTGGCAGCAAATGAAGTAGCGGTCGATGCCCAAATAAAACAGGCCGGACAAGGCCGTTTGCCGGGAGATCTGGCGATGTGGTTTTTTATCCTGATGGAGCTGACGGTTTTTGCGATTTTCTTTATCGGATTTGCCGTGGCAGAGCGCCTTAATCCCCAGCTCTTTAGCGGTGGTAGGGAAAGCTTACATGTCTGGGTAGGCCTGGTGTGTACCCTGACCTTAGTGATCAGCAGCTATTTTGTTGCCCTTGCCGTGGTCAAGGTGCGGGAAAATAACAATCCGGCGGCAAAAAAGCTGTTGTTAACGGCGTTATTGTTTGCCTGTGTTTATCTGGGAGCCAAGCTGTGGGAATACCGGCAGCTAATCGAGCTGGGATATGACTTGTCCACCAATACTTTTTATACCTTGTATTTTTTTACCACCGCCTTTCATTTTATGCATGTGCTGCTGGGTATGATTATTTTAGCTTATATGGCGCTCAAAACCGGCAAAAATGTCTATTCACAGCAAAATTGTCAAGGTTTTGAAGCCGGTGCTGCCTACTGGCATATGGTAGATCTGGTGTGGATATTGTTATTTTTTCTTGTTTATGTCGTTCATTAA
- a CDS encoding cytochrome C oxidase subunit IV family protein — protein MLSKLRESTGIHISAGLLLILTLLSIGLSRYYPASWWLTVTLVLLTIIKGQQITDVFMELKHAPGNWRFLLLAYAVVIPILLGGILYL, from the coding sequence ATGTTGTCGAAACTCAGAGAATCTACCGGGATACATATATCGGCTGGCCTGTTGTTGATACTAACCCTGTTGAGTATCGGCCTGAGCCGTTATTATCCGGCCTCTTGGTGGCTGACCGTTACTTTGGTGTTGCTAACTATCATTAAGGGTCAACAGATCACAGATGTTTTTATGGAATTAAAGCATGCCCCGGGCAACTGGCGGTTTCTCCTGCTTGCCTATGCGGTGGTCATCCCGATATTGCTGGGGGGGATTTTATATTTATAG
- a CDS encoding succinylglutamate desuccinylase/aspartoacylase domain-containing protein, with product MAIVFSEISYFKDPSPGSLPMDYQTFLLSLAGPTVIDITGQDASRCRVITSLLHGNEPSGFIAIHRWLTSETRKPATNIRFIIASTEAACLSPLFSHRYMPGGKDLNRCFGSRENSGYYLRARLIADAINRVSPEIVVDLHNTSGSGPAFAACHGINANVLSLTSFFCETIILSAIRLGALLEQDFSCPTITVECGGCNDELAHELAYEGICHILTCETTRYFHQEREVEVVYQPHRLRLKGDINLSYGGQYSGAPGLTLKAAIEQYNFTGARRGEVLGWLDHLGLDNLQLTDEQGKDIIGEYFSVSGHQLLCATEMRIFMATAIRDIAINDCLFYVIKTGH from the coding sequence ATGGCAATAGTCTTCAGCGAAATCAGTTATTTTAAGGATCCTTCCCCAGGTTCTTTGCCGATGGACTATCAGACATTTCTGCTATCTCTGGCGGGGCCGACCGTTATCGATATTACCGGGCAAGATGCCAGCCGCTGCCGGGTGATCACTAGCCTGTTACATGGCAATGAGCCGTCGGGTTTTATCGCCATTCATCGCTGGCTGACATCCGAGACGAGAAAACCTGCCACCAATATTCGCTTTATCATAGCCTCCACCGAGGCCGCCTGTCTATCTCCGTTGTTTAGCCACAGGTATATGCCTGGGGGCAAAGATCTCAACCGCTGTTTCGGCAGCCGTGAAAACAGCGGTTATTACCTCAGGGCCCGCCTGATTGCCGATGCTATCAATCGGGTCTCACCTGAAATCGTTGTTGACTTGCACAATACCTCGGGGTCGGGACCCGCTTTTGCCGCGTGTCATGGCATTAACGCGAATGTGCTGTCGTTAACGTCATTTTTTTGTGAAACCATTATTTTATCTGCCATCCGCCTCGGGGCACTGTTAGAGCAGGATTTTTCCTGTCCTACCATTACCGTGGAATGCGGCGGCTGCAACGATGAACTTGCCCATGAACTTGCCTATGAAGGCATTTGTCATATTCTAACCTGTGAAACTACCCGCTATTTCCACCAGGAAAGAGAGGTTGAAGTTGTCTATCAACCCCACAGGTTACGGCTCAAGGGAGATATTAACTTATCCTATGGCGGGCAATATTCAGGTGCCCCAGGCTTAACACTGAAAGCCGCTATAGAGCAATATAACTTCACCGGCGCCCGCAGGGGGGAAGTGTTAGGCTGGCTGGATCACCTGGGTCTGGATAATTTGCAGTTAACGGACGAACAGGGGAAAGACATTATCGGCGAATACTTTAGCGTATCAGGGCACCAGTTACTGTGTGCAACCGAGATGCGGATTTTTATGGCAACCGCAATAAGAGACATCGCCATCAATGATTGCCTGTTTTATGTGATTAAAACCGGGCATTAG
- a CDS encoding nuclear transport factor 2 family protein yields MKFIYSAALLVMASFTLMANPFNHKERLQADQQAIKEAAKNYIVSQHISSKELMAGALHAKLVKRTYWAAGKGQEFIMETSRETMLKVAESYNKSGDKFPETPRVEIEILDIDQRVASVKLSADDWIDYMHLVKTAQGQWQILNVLWQYHEISKHK; encoded by the coding sequence ATGAAATTTATATACAGTGCCGCCCTGCTTGTCATGGCCTCTTTTACCCTGATGGCAAACCCTTTCAATCATAAAGAGCGACTACAGGCTGATCAGCAGGCGATAAAAGAGGCAGCAAAAAACTATATCGTTTCACAACATATCAGCTCAAAAGAGTTGATGGCGGGGGCCCTGCATGCCAAGCTGGTCAAAAGAACCTACTGGGCTGCTGGCAAAGGACAAGAATTTATCATGGAAACCAGCCGGGAAACTATGCTGAAAGTCGCGGAAAGCTATAACAAGAGCGGAGATAAGTTTCCCGAAACCCCCAGGGTGGAAATCGAAATACTCGATATCGATCAGCGTGTTGCCTCGGTAAAACTCAGCGCCGATGACTGGATAGACTATATGCACCTGGTTAAAACTGCTCAGGGGCAGTGGCAAATTCTCAATGTCTTATGGCAATACCATGAGATCAGCAAGCATAAATAA